A region of Salinibacter sp. 10B DNA encodes the following proteins:
- the tagF gene encoding type VI secretion system-associated protein TagF: protein MHVNTVACLGKMPTHGDFVQHRASTPTMRTLDRWVRKGLHHARKHRSSRWEAAYDEASPRRFLLWGVGTKVPNALLGVLASSRDEDGRTYPFIVACEIPKHALRPRYFAYLPPRATSFFQRAGEVVDRAVTGELSRSRLKTRIEALEAGIPVKSKVPPDHKKYLQQKTLGAFLEELFGHFGSSGKYQLFSTLLDVVPPLQNCSTSRLDRGLRFPISVPTEVRPSVIAFWMGVVLHLLNYTSLSLSVFWTAPSARPTPNDLHLYLGDPHPRAFFDVLAPSPSDPGGVLADAPEKTTAEAALSIPDKYGNMLESESVRLWEFLHQL, encoded by the coding sequence ATGCACGTAAACACCGTCGCCTGTCTTGGCAAAATGCCTACTCACGGAGACTTTGTTCAGCATCGAGCGAGTACTCCTACGATGCGCACCCTGGACCGCTGGGTACGCAAGGGCCTTCATCATGCGCGGAAGCACCGTTCGTCGCGGTGGGAGGCGGCGTATGATGAGGCCTCGCCCAGGCGGTTTCTGCTCTGGGGGGTAGGGACGAAAGTGCCGAATGCATTGCTCGGTGTGCTCGCGTCGAGTCGAGACGAGGATGGGCGGACCTATCCGTTCATCGTTGCCTGTGAGATCCCGAAGCATGCTCTTAGGCCCCGTTACTTTGCGTATCTTCCTCCGCGAGCGACCTCTTTTTTTCAACGAGCCGGTGAAGTAGTAGATCGTGCAGTCACGGGAGAATTATCTCGGAGCCGGCTGAAGACCCGGATTGAAGCGTTAGAGGCCGGTATTCCCGTCAAGTCGAAAGTGCCTCCCGACCATAAGAAGTATCTTCAGCAGAAGACCTTGGGGGCATTTCTAGAAGAGCTCTTTGGACACTTCGGAAGCAGCGGGAAATATCAGCTGTTCAGCACGCTCCTCGACGTCGTGCCCCCCCTTCAGAATTGTTCGACGTCGCGGCTGGATCGCGGGCTTCGCTTCCCAATCTCGGTTCCGACTGAGGTTCGGCCGAGTGTGATCGCGTTCTGGATGGGAGTGGTGCTGCACTTGCTCAACTATACTTCCCTTTCGTTATCCGTCTTCTGGACCGCTCCGTCCGCCCGGCCGACACCGAATGATCTTCACCTGTATCTAGGAGATCCACACCCACGTGCGTTCTTCGACGTGCTTGCTCCCAGTCCCTCGGACCCGGGGGGCGTGCTTGCGGATGCACCAGAGAAAACGACTGCTGAAGCTGCCCTCTCCATCCCGGACAAGTATGGAAATATGTTGGAGAGCGAAAGCGTGCGGTTGTGGGAGTTTCTCCATCAGCTTTGA
- the tssA gene encoding type VI secretion system protein TssA: protein MGNLDTAAVEEGASDDSNPEDSASVLEANVDVSSSPFLTALRSPIREDAPAGEDVLYGEDFQQLKTEINKISSAAGTADYDQIVELARTVLTEQSKDLRAAGYLVVGEARVNGVEGAAEAVQALHLLIDEYWESLYPEKSRMRSRGNALQFVADRLPDWIQAVSIEASDREALVRISDVLEDIQAFSMEEMGEHAPSLSGLLNDLEDEIDELPAPEPSPDDASDEEPAASEGNEADTEQARSTEGAPEPETIASETDATQTIRRTATYYRGESLKSTISYRLIRAVRWGTMQSLPPNEGGTTRFSPPRDQRRKYLKGLLEKEAYETLVEEAESSFQGGTFHVWLDLQRLVAAALKALGPQYEEAHTAVLIELAVFVERLPEMVSLTFKDGTPFASGLTRDWIETEVHPLLEGEPQAGTQNEETEGGAVDADYEEARRALGGGALEDALVILEEGSSQDASKQEAFRRRLYVASLCVKGDRPRIARALLDELVADVQEHNLSVWNPALAIKVWSNRYQCYDQLAESAPDDTAQSFRREANASFEKICQLEPTKAVSITAHPTS, encoded by the coding sequence ATGGGGAATTTGGATACGGCTGCTGTTGAGGAGGGCGCCTCCGATGATTCAAATCCGGAGGACTCTGCATCTGTGCTTGAAGCGAACGTAGACGTGTCGTCTTCGCCGTTCCTCACGGCGTTGCGCAGCCCCATCCGTGAGGACGCACCTGCGGGCGAGGACGTGCTCTATGGGGAGGACTTTCAGCAGCTGAAGACGGAGATCAACAAAATTAGCTCAGCGGCCGGGACGGCAGACTACGATCAAATTGTTGAGCTCGCACGGACGGTGCTCACGGAGCAGTCGAAGGACCTACGCGCGGCAGGATACCTCGTAGTTGGAGAAGCACGGGTGAATGGGGTTGAGGGGGCCGCCGAAGCGGTGCAGGCCCTTCATCTTCTCATTGACGAGTACTGGGAGAGCCTCTATCCCGAGAAATCGCGAATGCGGAGTCGAGGCAATGCCCTACAGTTTGTAGCGGACCGATTGCCGGACTGGATACAGGCTGTGTCTATCGAAGCGTCCGACCGCGAAGCATTGGTACGCATCTCGGATGTGCTTGAGGACATTCAGGCCTTCAGCATGGAGGAGATGGGAGAACATGCACCGTCTCTGAGTGGGCTTCTGAATGATCTCGAAGACGAAATTGATGAGCTGCCCGCTCCCGAGCCGTCGCCAGACGATGCCTCAGATGAGGAGCCCGCGGCATCCGAAGGAAACGAGGCCGACACAGAGCAGGCGCGATCGACGGAGGGGGCTCCGGAGCCCGAGACTATTGCATCGGAGACTGATGCGACGCAGACGATTCGACGAACCGCGACGTACTATCGAGGCGAGAGTCTCAAAAGCACGATCTCGTATCGTCTCATTCGCGCGGTCCGATGGGGGACCATGCAATCGCTTCCTCCGAATGAGGGAGGGACGACCCGTTTTTCGCCGCCCCGTGATCAGCGCCGGAAGTATCTTAAGGGTCTCTTGGAGAAGGAAGCGTACGAAACGTTGGTGGAAGAAGCGGAGTCATCGTTTCAGGGGGGGACCTTTCACGTCTGGCTTGATCTACAGCGGCTCGTGGCCGCCGCCCTGAAAGCATTGGGCCCCCAGTACGAGGAGGCACACACAGCAGTTTTAATTGAGCTTGCCGTTTTCGTGGAACGGTTGCCCGAAATGGTGTCCCTCACGTTTAAGGACGGGACCCCGTTTGCGAGTGGTCTCACGCGGGACTGGATTGAAACTGAGGTTCACCCGCTTTTAGAGGGAGAACCTCAGGCGGGAACGCAGAACGAGGAGACTGAGGGTGGGGCCGTCGACGCAGACTATGAAGAGGCTCGGAGAGCTCTCGGGGGCGGGGCGCTTGAGGACGCACTGGTCATTCTTGAGGAAGGATCAAGTCAGGACGCATCGAAACAAGAGGCCTTCCGCCGACGGCTGTACGTCGCAAGTCTCTGTGTAAAGGGAGACAGACCAAGGATTGCACGAGCGCTGCTCGATGAGTTGGTCGCCGATGTTCAAGAGCATAATCTCAGTGTATGGAATCCTGCACTGGCGATAAAAGTGTGGTCGAACCGCTATCAGTGCTACGATCAACTTGCGGAGTCCGCTCCAGACGACACGGCACAGTCGTTTCGTAGAGAAGCAAATGCCTCCTTCGAGAAAATTTGCCAGCTAGAACCGACGAAGGCGGTGTCGATCACTGCTCACCCTACGTCCTAA
- the tssK gene encoding type VI secretion system baseplate subunit TssK, whose product MAQDRKRVVWFEGMTLDPHHFQQWDRHHQEVLNTRLQEIAPDGWGMSHCQIDRERLANGEFSLQEFSGIMPDGLVLDVPGTSPVPQSRSVQEHFPSTEERMRVLVAVPAHRTGGRNVQLRGNNGVRDPRYIAESSSIEDENSGENPRPVEVAHTNVQVRFESESQRGYSTMPIAEVERSGSGFALNRTFVPPCLSIAASEQLSEIARQMLELLVARSADLREYKEDAFAQRELAPSDILSLNLLGTLNAYIPEIRHYHLHNQTHPRRLFQTLATLAGKLCTYLDDAPVEPRGIPTYDHASPGRAFNKIEEILREMLGEATPSADYEHIDLQQARENVYTGSVKQAVIEKAQLFLVTRSEQHSESELTEAMPRMLRVASPDTIDDVLQSYTQALSVEATRRLPANMPVDNQATYFRLEKRGPFWDSIQTEGGIAIFVPSDFQDVDVRLIAAR is encoded by the coding sequence ATGGCGCAGGATCGAAAACGAGTCGTTTGGTTCGAGGGAATGACCCTCGATCCACATCATTTCCAGCAGTGGGACCGGCACCACCAGGAGGTGCTCAATACTCGTCTCCAGGAGATTGCGCCCGACGGGTGGGGCATGTCTCATTGTCAGATTGATCGGGAGCGGCTGGCCAACGGAGAATTCTCGCTCCAGGAGTTTTCAGGCATCATGCCGGACGGATTGGTCTTGGACGTTCCGGGCACTAGTCCCGTCCCGCAGTCGCGAAGTGTGCAGGAGCATTTTCCAAGTACGGAAGAGCGAATGCGGGTACTGGTTGCCGTTCCTGCGCATCGAACGGGGGGGCGAAACGTACAGTTGCGGGGCAACAATGGGGTTCGAGATCCCCGGTACATTGCCGAGAGTTCAAGCATTGAGGACGAAAACAGTGGGGAAAACCCGCGGCCCGTTGAGGTCGCCCACACGAACGTCCAGGTTCGATTCGAAAGTGAATCGCAGCGGGGATACAGTACGATGCCGATTGCTGAGGTCGAGCGGTCGGGAAGTGGGTTTGCGCTAAACCGCACATTCGTTCCGCCCTGCCTCTCGATTGCTGCCTCCGAGCAACTCAGTGAGATTGCTCGGCAGATGCTGGAGTTGCTCGTAGCGCGGAGTGCGGATCTCCGAGAGTACAAAGAGGACGCCTTTGCACAGCGAGAGCTGGCGCCCTCGGACATCCTCTCGTTGAATTTGTTGGGGACGCTGAATGCGTACATCCCCGAGATCCGTCATTATCACCTCCATAATCAGACCCATCCTCGTCGGCTATTTCAGACGCTGGCAACGCTTGCGGGTAAGCTATGCACCTACCTCGACGATGCGCCGGTAGAGCCTCGGGGAATACCAACGTACGACCATGCGAGTCCAGGCAGGGCATTCAATAAGATCGAGGAGATTCTGCGAGAAATGCTTGGGGAGGCAACGCCGTCGGCTGACTACGAGCACATCGATCTCCAGCAGGCACGAGAGAACGTATACACCGGCTCAGTGAAGCAGGCTGTCATTGAGAAAGCACAGTTATTCTTAGTGACTCGGAGTGAGCAGCATTCGGAGAGCGAGTTGACCGAAGCGATGCCCCGGATGCTCCGCGTGGCGTCGCCCGATACCATTGATGACGTTCTGCAAAGTTACACGCAGGCTTTAAGCGTGGAAGCGACCCGGCGTCTTCCGGCCAATATGCCGGTTGACAATCAGGCGACCTACTTTCGGCTCGAAAAGCGGGGGCCCTTCTGGGATTCAATTCAAACGGAAGGAGGCATTGCCATCTTTGTGCCCTCTGACTTTCAAGACGTGGATGTGCGACTCATCGCGGCTCGTTGA
- the tssM gene encoding type VI secretion system membrane subunit TssM gives MLSILKSRYFWTGVGLFLVGALALVVGAWLDWSMVVQLSIVIGVLFIGLVFVIVEFVRANRNAQKIEQSITMQTDGQRQEAGSQKQAEIDELESRLEEAIATLKDSKLGRGRRGENALHALPWYMFVGPPGVGKTTAIKNSGLNFPMGFEGVRGVGGTRNCDWFFSDQAILLDTAGRYMTEKEDEEEWHAFLEMLKDRRKKRPINGVVVGISMEKLVGADPEEIEWHADNVRRRLGELVERLEVRFPVYLVFTKCDLLQGFVDFFGGRPRSEREKIWGATLTSEQRRERTPRSIFEREFDRLYESLIGERDVRLSRSLTPDERRRVYVFPLEFAAAKENLALFVDQLFQENPYQENPEFRGFYFTSGTQEGAPIDRVLQSMAGEEAAEPVVAAEGEENSETKSYFIKNLFTEAIIPDQYRVQQTSRSARRGRLLRWGVGVMSAILLGVFVLFAGQAVVRSQVGFGRIEKAARDAAAVDWEHQSSVSGLESVDHLRSSIVRLERYEEDPPLLRWGFYRGGVLLEPARELFAETMRPLVRKQFQRLERQLRQSKTISGSLQQERRLELREALRAYLLLSEEVQRLTDEQERVFLTSYLTSVATTDSGDVATAQFRQRSGQVEAQIGRYIQQMSQESDPFQAESALIRDVRRMIYRKPTVGNLYAEIKQEGKNSLRPVRLSDVLREGGGAVFFATSPSVSGFFTKRGWNSYVKERIEKEAKHPGKGDWVLGNQPDNVSGELKNEEKIVQQLRARYFRDYASAWKSFLRSAEYRSFERVGETARALHKLGDPFNSPLLYLLARASTETQFAASMAGKAKGQLKKELKARGQAKIRRRTRSTGGLGSPTNEEGKPIHPVTRQFMGLHRLQAEQAANGEASAELTRALKAIGRAGRTLDKVADSQGRATEIAVRVLSGDSELRSGLTAMRNGLAQLDSRARQNLFDQAILEAWETILQTAQQRLEEQWRRKVYRPYQRDLKGRYPFAVSSQDVSLADFERFFHPQNGRVELFEKKELSPFLEEGGREPKTWEGRGLQLSSSVKQFLTDSEQIGTHLFSGGSLQVRFELVPELPKEQGEAPAASQVYIRIHGTSQTYQMGYQPTTTFVWPGDRGARIVLNTRAGSLPPKQKSGVWAWFRLLDDASVDPRSSNEYWLRWVFERGDQYSIVTRYTLRSEKPQRLFSDPMGFFHLTVPKRL, from the coding sequence ATGTTGAGTATACTCAAGAGTCGATATTTCTGGACTGGAGTTGGGCTCTTCCTGGTTGGCGCGCTGGCCCTTGTGGTCGGGGCGTGGCTGGACTGGTCCATGGTCGTTCAGTTGTCGATTGTGATCGGGGTTCTTTTCATTGGCCTCGTGTTCGTGATCGTTGAATTTGTGCGGGCCAACCGCAACGCACAGAAGATTGAGCAGTCGATCACGATGCAGACCGATGGGCAGCGGCAGGAGGCAGGGAGCCAAAAGCAGGCTGAGATCGACGAGCTGGAGAGTCGGCTCGAAGAGGCGATTGCGACGCTGAAAGATTCGAAGCTCGGTCGGGGACGACGAGGAGAAAATGCGCTTCATGCGCTGCCCTGGTATATGTTTGTCGGGCCACCGGGCGTAGGGAAGACGACTGCCATCAAAAATTCGGGGCTCAACTTCCCGATGGGGTTTGAGGGCGTGCGGGGAGTGGGGGGCACCCGAAACTGCGACTGGTTTTTCAGCGATCAGGCCATTCTTCTTGATACGGCCGGGCGCTATATGACCGAAAAGGAGGACGAAGAGGAATGGCATGCCTTCTTAGAAATGTTGAAGGATCGGCGGAAAAAGCGGCCCATCAACGGGGTAGTCGTCGGGATTAGCATGGAAAAATTGGTGGGGGCGGACCCGGAAGAGATCGAGTGGCATGCCGACAACGTCCGCCGTCGCCTCGGTGAGCTTGTAGAACGGTTGGAGGTGCGGTTTCCCGTGTATCTCGTTTTTACGAAGTGCGATCTGCTCCAAGGGTTCGTCGACTTTTTTGGGGGGCGGCCACGCTCGGAGCGGGAGAAGATTTGGGGGGCTACGTTGACGTCAGAGCAGCGGCGGGAGCGAACGCCCCGCTCGATATTTGAGCGCGAGTTCGACCGGTTGTACGAATCACTAATCGGCGAGCGAGACGTTCGGTTAAGCCGGTCCCTCACACCGGATGAGCGCCGACGGGTGTATGTCTTTCCTTTAGAGTTTGCTGCGGCGAAGGAAAACCTCGCGCTGTTTGTCGATCAGTTGTTTCAGGAAAATCCTTATCAGGAAAACCCAGAGTTTCGCGGGTTCTACTTTACGAGCGGGACTCAGGAGGGGGCTCCTATCGATCGAGTGCTTCAATCGATGGCCGGAGAGGAGGCGGCTGAACCGGTAGTCGCGGCTGAAGGGGAGGAAAACTCGGAGACGAAGAGCTACTTCATCAAGAACCTGTTCACAGAAGCCATTATCCCCGATCAGTATCGGGTGCAGCAAACCTCGCGCTCTGCGCGGCGGGGACGCCTCCTGCGTTGGGGCGTTGGGGTGATGTCGGCAATTCTGTTAGGGGTTTTCGTCCTCTTTGCCGGGCAGGCTGTGGTGCGAAGTCAGGTTGGGTTTGGACGGATTGAGAAGGCGGCTCGCGATGCGGCAGCAGTGGATTGGGAGCATCAATCAAGTGTATCGGGCCTAGAGTCCGTCGATCACCTCCGGTCTTCAATCGTGCGTCTGGAGCGGTACGAGGAGGATCCTCCGTTGCTACGGTGGGGGTTTTACCGCGGAGGAGTTCTTCTGGAACCGGCCCGAGAGTTGTTTGCAGAAACGATGCGTCCGCTCGTTCGAAAGCAGTTCCAGAGGCTTGAGCGACAGCTTCGACAGTCGAAGACCATCTCGGGATCGCTTCAGCAGGAGAGACGGCTGGAGTTGCGGGAAGCGCTTCGCGCCTACCTGCTGCTGTCGGAAGAAGTCCAACGACTGACGGATGAACAAGAGCGGGTCTTTCTGACGAGCTACCTCACGTCCGTGGCAACCACCGATTCCGGGGACGTGGCCACGGCCCAATTCCGACAGCGAAGTGGGCAGGTTGAGGCCCAGATCGGGCGATATATTCAGCAGATGAGTCAGGAGAGTGACCCCTTCCAGGCTGAATCAGCACTCATCCGTGACGTCCGTCGCATGATCTATCGAAAGCCAACGGTTGGCAACCTCTACGCCGAAATCAAACAGGAGGGCAAAAACAGCCTGCGTCCCGTTCGATTGTCCGACGTCTTGCGAGAAGGAGGAGGTGCCGTCTTCTTTGCTACGTCCCCGAGCGTCTCGGGCTTCTTCACGAAAAGGGGGTGGAATAGTTATGTGAAGGAGCGGATCGAAAAAGAGGCAAAACATCCAGGGAAGGGAGACTGGGTTCTCGGCAATCAGCCCGATAACGTGTCGGGGGAGTTGAAGAACGAGGAGAAGATTGTTCAGCAGCTTCGCGCGCGGTACTTTCGAGATTATGCCTCGGCCTGGAAGAGTTTTCTACGCAGCGCCGAGTACCGGTCCTTTGAACGGGTGGGGGAGACGGCACGAGCGCTTCATAAGCTGGGAGATCCGTTCAACTCTCCGTTGCTCTACTTACTGGCTCGGGCCTCTACGGAAACTCAGTTTGCAGCATCTATGGCCGGAAAGGCCAAAGGACAGCTGAAGAAGGAGCTGAAAGCGCGTGGACAGGCGAAGATCCGGCGTCGGACGCGATCGACAGGAGGGCTCGGCAGTCCGACGAATGAGGAGGGAAAGCCGATTCATCCGGTTACCCGGCAGTTCATGGGGCTCCATCGGTTGCAAGCAGAACAGGCTGCAAACGGGGAGGCGTCGGCCGAGCTTACGCGCGCACTGAAGGCCATTGGGCGAGCTGGCCGGACGCTCGACAAGGTCGCAGATTCTCAGGGACGCGCCACCGAAATTGCGGTTCGCGTTCTGAGTGGCGACAGCGAGCTACGGTCGGGCCTCACCGCAATGCGGAATGGACTTGCACAGCTCGATTCGCGGGCTCGGCAGAACCTCTTCGATCAGGCGATTTTGGAGGCTTGGGAAACGATACTCCAGACTGCACAGCAGCGTCTTGAGGAGCAGTGGCGTCGGAAGGTGTATCGTCCCTATCAGCGGGACCTGAAAGGACGGTATCCTTTTGCGGTGAGTTCTCAGGATGTCTCTTTGGCTGACTTCGAGCGTTTTTTTCATCCGCAGAATGGGCGAGTAGAACTGTTTGAAAAGAAGGAACTGAGCCCCTTTCTGGAGGAGGGGGGACGCGAGCCGAAAACCTGGGAGGGCCGGGGCCTTCAGTTGTCGTCGTCCGTCAAGCAGTTTCTTACGGACTCCGAGCAGATCGGGACTCATCTCTTTTCGGGGGGGAGCCTTCAGGTTCGCTTTGAGCTTGTACCGGAGCTTCCGAAAGAACAAGGAGAGGCCCCTGCGGCGAGTCAGGTATACATCCGAATTCACGGTACTTCCCAGACGTACCAGATGGGATACCAGCCGACGACCACGTTTGTATGGCCGGGTGATCGTGGAGCGCGGATTGTTCTGAATACCCGAGCAGGATCTCTTCCGCCCAAGCAAAAATCCGGGGTATGGGCGTGGTTTCGTCTCCTCGATGATGCCTCTGTTGACCCGCGGTCCTCAAATGAGTACTGGCTTCGGTGGGTGTTTGAGAGGGGCGACCAATATTCAATTGTAACCCGATACACTCTTCGCTCAGAAAAGCCCCAGCGCCTTTTCTCAGACCCGATGGGCTTTTTTCATCTCACGGTTCCCAAGCGACTCTGA
- the icmH gene encoding type IVB secretion system protein IcmH/DotU: MTAVQSSARPLASNVLSTDVTEERLAECLAPCFTYALKIQTSTALGAPDELRRDIKEVLSQCESDAQHVGFNTETIAEAKFAVVALIDETILSSSWSGTSQWMKTPLQLEFYDQFDAGEVFFERLHELAERPTENAQILEVYYLCMVLGFKGKYQLQDQEQLRELVESTAQLLSETPETRTDELAPHGQPRDPTATEVRRTIPSWVIAAAAILLGVLLYGGMYLYVTTSAHETARVISQMSAG; the protein is encoded by the coding sequence ATGACCGCAGTTCAATCTTCCGCTCGTCCATTGGCGTCGAACGTGTTGTCGACAGACGTGACCGAGGAGCGGTTGGCGGAGTGTTTGGCTCCATGTTTTACGTACGCCTTAAAAATACAAACGAGTACCGCCTTGGGGGCACCAGACGAACTTCGACGCGACATTAAAGAGGTATTGAGTCAGTGCGAGAGTGATGCGCAGCACGTAGGGTTCAATACGGAGACGATTGCGGAGGCGAAGTTTGCTGTGGTAGCGCTCATCGACGAGACCATCTTGTCGTCCAGCTGGTCCGGAACAAGTCAATGGATGAAAACTCCGCTTCAACTTGAATTCTACGACCAGTTCGACGCCGGAGAGGTCTTTTTTGAGCGGCTGCACGAGCTAGCCGAGCGACCGACGGAAAACGCTCAGATTCTTGAGGTCTACTATCTCTGCATGGTACTCGGCTTCAAGGGGAAATATCAGCTTCAAGACCAGGAGCAGCTCCGGGAATTGGTTGAGTCGACCGCACAACTGCTCAGTGAAACTCCAGAAACGCGGACCGACGAGCTCGCTCCCCACGGTCAACCTCGAGATCCGACAGCCACAGAAGTCCGGCGTACAATTCCAAGTTGGGTAATTGCCGCTGCTGCGATCCTTCTAGGGGTGTTGCTCTACGGGGGAATGTATCTCTACGTCACCACATCCGCACACGAAACGGCCCGGGTGATTAGCCAGATGAGCGCAGGGTAA
- the tssB gene encoding type VI secretion system contractile sheath small subunit, with product MACGSRVLPSLNIFRTQSHSHSSETMSKSFQHQKPPSRVDLTLDVDTGDASEEVELPLRLLVTSDLTGKKEDVPIDEREIVSVTDSNFEEVMESYDLSLEYSVPDRLTGDGELAVDLEFDTLDSFEPEAVAQQIPELSRLLAARNLLKDLRNRLISMGEFREQLEDVIQDETMKEELLNELQNIVPEEGGGATEKAQGEGGS from the coding sequence ATGGCTTGCGGGTCCCGAGTGCTCCCGTCTCTGAATATTTTCCGGACGCAATCCCATTCTCACTCATCCGAGACCATGTCTAAGAGCTTCCAGCATCAGAAGCCACCTTCACGTGTCGATTTGACTCTCGACGTTGACACTGGCGATGCCAGTGAAGAGGTGGAATTGCCGCTCCGCCTCCTCGTAACGAGCGATCTGACGGGAAAGAAGGAGGACGTTCCGATCGACGAGCGAGAAATTGTCAGTGTGACCGACAGTAATTTCGAGGAGGTTATGGAGTCGTATGACCTCAGTCTTGAATACAGCGTCCCGGATCGGTTGACGGGGGACGGGGAGTTGGCTGTAGACCTTGAGTTCGACACGCTGGACTCTTTCGAGCCAGAGGCCGTGGCACAGCAGATTCCAGAATTGAGTCGACTGCTGGCGGCCCGCAACTTGCTCAAAGATCTGCGAAACCGGCTCATCAGCATGGGAGAGTTTCGGGAGCAGTTGGAGGATGTGATTCAAGACGAAACCATGAAGGAGGAATTGCTGAACGAACTTCAAAATATCGTTCCAGAGGAAGGAGGAGGGGCCACGGAGAAGGCTCAAGGCGAAGGGGGATCGTGA
- the tssC gene encoding type VI secretion system contractile sheath large subunit, which produces MPTEQAQDASPDGATTTAEEKSVLDSIFEQVEVDAPGDEVEVEEFKDPDAVAQKDRGAMVSAALRVFMEAVSDHERPVDQIDKYLFDRLIASVDEKISAQLDAIMHHEDFQDLESSWRELKFLVDRTDFRQNIEIEVLNASKETLRESFEDSPELIQSPLYEHIYTNAFDQPGADPYGAIISGYEFDNSPADIALMRNASKVAASAHCPFIGSVGPQFFGKESMEEWKKIPDLTAYMETADYNSWNSFRQSEDARYLGLTFPRFMLRLPYGEDTAPVENFNYEEDVKGTDHGKYLWGNSAFSFASNMVQSFMEDGWCVQIRGPQSGGKVEGLPVHIYDEGRGDEMKIPTEVPISETLEFECSKLGFMPLSHYQGEDYAVFFSANSAQQPTKYDDQQATANSRINARLPYIFLASRISHYLKVLQRENIGSTKNRKLIEEELNEWLSKHVTEMPNPSPEQIAKYPLRKGEVDVEEVPDNPGFFKVDTKIMPHFQIEGMDISLSLVSKMPKEE; this is translated from the coding sequence ATGCCGACGGAGCAAGCACAAGACGCATCGCCCGACGGAGCGACCACAACGGCGGAAGAGAAGAGTGTCCTCGACAGCATCTTTGAGCAAGTAGAGGTAGACGCGCCGGGAGACGAAGTGGAGGTCGAAGAGTTTAAGGATCCCGATGCGGTTGCTCAAAAGGATCGGGGGGCAATGGTGTCGGCTGCCCTCCGCGTGTTCATGGAAGCTGTAAGCGATCATGAGCGCCCGGTTGACCAGATCGACAAGTATCTCTTCGATCGGCTGATTGCTTCGGTGGACGAGAAGATCAGTGCTCAGCTCGATGCCATCATGCATCACGAAGACTTTCAAGATCTAGAGTCTTCGTGGCGGGAGTTGAAGTTTTTGGTCGACCGCACCGATTTCCGGCAGAACATCGAAATCGAGGTGCTTAACGCGTCAAAAGAGACGCTTCGGGAGTCGTTTGAGGATTCCCCTGAGCTCATTCAGTCGCCACTGTACGAGCACATTTACACAAACGCCTTCGACCAACCTGGGGCGGATCCATACGGCGCTATCATTTCAGGCTACGAGTTCGACAATTCGCCGGCGGATATCGCGCTCATGCGTAATGCGTCGAAAGTGGCTGCTTCGGCCCATTGTCCCTTCATTGGGTCCGTTGGACCGCAGTTTTTTGGAAAGGAGTCGATGGAAGAGTGGAAAAAGATCCCCGATCTTACCGCGTACATGGAGACGGCGGACTACAACAGTTGGAATTCATTCCGCCAGTCGGAAGACGCTCGATATCTTGGGCTAACGTTTCCTCGATTCATGCTCCGGCTGCCATACGGAGAGGACACAGCGCCGGTGGAGAACTTCAATTATGAGGAGGATGTCAAGGGAACGGATCACGGAAAATATTTATGGGGTAACTCAGCCTTCTCGTTTGCCTCCAATATGGTCCAATCGTTTATGGAGGACGGCTGGTGTGTGCAAATACGGGGTCCGCAATCGGGAGGAAAGGTCGAAGGTCTCCCCGTTCACATTTATGATGAAGGGCGGGGGGACGAGATGAAAATTCCCACGGAAGTGCCCATTAGCGAAACCCTTGAATTTGAGTGCTCAAAGCTGGGCTTCATGCCCCTTAGTCACTACCAGGGAGAAGACTATGCGGTGTTCTTTTCCGCCAACTCGGCCCAGCAGCCCACGAAATACGATGATCAGCAGGCAACCGCCAACAGCCGAATTAACGCTCGTTTGCCCTATATCTTTCTCGCCTCGCGCATCTCGCACTATCTGAAAGTGCTTCAGCGCGAAAACATTGGGTCTACGAAGAACCGGAAGCTGATTGAAGAGGAGCTTAACGAGTGGCTGAGTAAACACGTTACGGAGATGCCGAATCCATCTCCCGAGCAGATTGCAAAATATCCGCTGCGCAAAGGAGAAGTCGATGTAGAGGAGGTGCCCGACAATCCGGGCTTTTTCAAGGTTGATACTAAGATCATGCCGCACTTCCAGATTGAGGGTATGGACATCAGTCTCAGCCTCGTTAGCAAAATGCCCAAGGAAGAATAG